The Bacteroidota bacterium genome includes the window TTGGAAATTGCTTGGTAAACCAAATGGAAGCAGGAGCAATACAAATATATTTCTTTGTTTTATAGCTTTTTGTTTTTTCAAAATCATTTTCCGAAGGATATAATTTGGGTAAACATATTTTTGGCGTTGTAAATTCAGATAGCAATGTTGCATTGCGTGTTACTTCATGAATTTCAATAAAAGGGTCAATGATATGTTCGTAGCTTTTAGTGAAAAATATTGATAATGGATTTTTTTTAAATCCATATTTTCTTTTTGCTTTTGAAAAAACTGTTATAAAACCACTGGAGAAAAAACGTTGTAAATTAAAAACATAATCGTATTTTCTTTTTCTGATTTTTTTTAATGTTTTGAACAGTTCTTTGTATTTATTGTTGTTTTTATTCCAAATTAAAATATTGTTTAAATGTGGATTGTTGTCTAAAATATTTTCATTGCCTTTACGTAAAAGAAAATCAATTTTAGAATTGGGAAATACCTTTGTAACTTTCTCTATCAAAGCTGTTGAGAGAATTACATCACCTATAAAGGCAGTTTGTATGATAAGTATTTTTGTCATTAATTAAATTTCAAATTCCTAAAACAACTTTCTTGCAAATTTTTTTATTATTGTTATTGATTTCAATAATATAAGTGCCTCTTTCAATATCATGCACAGGAATTGATACAATTAATTTATTGTCAAGTTTAACCTCTTTTAAAATCTTACCTGAAAGGTTTATTAATTTTAGAGAAATTTGATTTTTATTTATTTGAGAAAATTCAATATTTAGTTGTTCTCCTGTTGGATTTGGATATATTTTGATGTTTGTATCTTCCTTATTAATAAATCCGAATCCTACAGTGTAATCGTATTTGCCAAGGCAATAATCACCGACTTTAAGATTGTTGATATCAATATCTCCAATTTTGTTGAATTTATATCCTGTATTTATTTGATAATCCGAATACTCTATCCAGTCATCTTCGGGAGATTTACGATAAAGCAAAATCAAACTGTCTTCATTGTCAATGTTTAAAGTATGGTCTAAATAATTGTTACCGTTTAAAGAACCGCTTGTACGTCCATTGTATCTTATATTTGCCGAAGCTTGAAAAGTATTAGGCAAAACAGCATTTACTGTCCAATATCGATAATCCGAAAAACGTATTCCTTTAACTGAAGTATTTTTATTTTCTGGTTCGTTCCAGTGATGTTCAACAACTATCAATGCGGAATCCTGAAGTTCTTCAATATTAATTTCCATTAGAGCTACACCAAAATCGTATTTGGTTTTTTCAGTAATTACTTGTTTTACAATTGTTCTTGCATCGCTAATTTTTCTTTCAATGTCAATTATTGCCATTTGTGGTTGAAAATTTAACTCAAAAGTGAAAGTTTTTTTCTTCCAGCTCATGCTTAGTTTTTCAGTTTGTTTTTCCCAATTTTTGCTGTAAAAGCTAATTTCAAGAGGAACGTTTAAATACTGTTTGTCATTGAATCGTGGATTGTTACAAATCGTTATTTCTGTTTTACTTAGGTCGGATGAATTTATTTTTTCAATATAAAAATGAGGAAATCCTTTTGTAAAAACCCAATCATCAAAAAAATCCTTTAGGTCAACATCTGTATATTTTGATAATGAATCCATAAGGTCGTATGATGAAGCACTTTTAAAAGCCATAGCTTTCAAATATTTTTGTATTCCAAGGAAAAAAAGTGAATCACCAAGGTAAGAGCGGAGAGTGTGAACAACATCAGCACCTTTGTCGTAAACGTGTGTTCCATAAGTAATATCGTGTGGAACAGGTGATAAAGGAAAAACTCCATCATCAGAAATATGAGCGTATTGCAAAACGTGATTATGATTTTTTTGTACTTCTTGATTGTATTTTTCTTTACTGTAAACTTTTTCAAGGAAAAGATGTTCGGAATAAACAGCCCAGCCTTCATTGAGCCACATATCTTCAGCAGTTTTGCAAGTAACAAGATTTCCCCACCAATGATGAGAAAACTCATGTGCCATCAGTGTTTCTTTTTCTAATGTTCCGTCAACAGCATATTTTGGATAGGCAATATTTGCTATATGTTCCATTGCTCCTGAATTAAAAGGTACAACTACAAAACCTATTCGGCTGAATTGGTAAGGAATATAATATTGTTCGAAAATATCAATACACTCTGGCAAATGTTCAAATGAATTTTTAAGCTTGGTGGAATCGGAGGGAAGTGAAGCAAGTAAAACAAGTATATCTTTTTCTTTTCCTTTATGAATATTTTGAACGAAAG containing:
- a CDS encoding glycosyltransferase family 9 protein, with product MTKILIIQTAFIGDVILSTALIEKVTKVFPNSKIDFLLRKGNENILDNNPHLNNILIWNKNNNKYKELFKTLKKIRKRKYDYVFNLQRFFSSGFITVFSKAKRKYGFKKNPLSIFFTKSYEHIIDPFIEIHEVTRNATLLSEFTTPKICLPKLYPSENDFEKTKSYKTKKYICIAPASIWFTKQFP
- a CDS encoding M1 family aminopeptidase, with translation MSFKNINKIAVTLVIFVLCANLNTVFAAKQNPKIDVIHYNISLNITDISGQTINGFTEVQLLANENDIDKISLSLKKLEVDSVFLGELNLTFLHTDENLEITLLQNINIGDTITLKIYYHGQPAIDPYWGGFYFSNSDGGYAYNMGVGFADDPHNYGRVWFPCVDNFTDKAKYDFNITTTEDKKAVCGGILIDYHNNADKTISWHWKLKREIPTYLASVAVGNYAFVQNIHKGKEKDILVLLASLPSDSTKLKNSFEHLPECIDIFEQYYIPYQFSRIGFVVVPFNSGAMEHIANIAYPKYAVDGTLEKETLMAHEFSHHWWGNLVTCKTAEDMWLNEGWAVYSEHLFLEKVYSKEKYNQEVQKNHNHVLQYAHISDDGVFPLSPVPHDITYGTHVYDKGADVVHTLRSYLGDSLFFLGIQKYLKAMAFKSASSYDLMDSLSKYTDVDLKDFFDDWVFTKGFPHFYIEKINSSDLSKTEITICNNPRFNDKQYLNVPLEISFYSKNWEKQTEKLSMSWKKKTFTFELNFQPQMAIIDIERKISDARTIVKQVITEKTKYDFGVALMEINIEELQDSALIVVEHHWNEPENKNTSVKGIRFSDYRYWTVNAVLPNTFQASANIRYNGRTSGSLNGNNYLDHTLNIDNEDSLILLYRKSPEDDWIEYSDYQINTGYKFNKIGDIDINNLKVGDYCLGKYDYTVGFGFINKEDTNIKIYPNPTGEQLNIEFSQINKNQISLKLINLSGKILKEVKLDNKLIVSIPVHDIERGTYIIEINNNNKKICKKVVLGI